From the Methylobacterium currus genome, one window contains:
- the mmsB gene encoding 3-hydroxyisobutyrate dehydrogenase: protein MTQIAFLGLGNMGGPMAANLAAAGHAVTGFDLMPEALEAARAAGVSVAESAEAAVTGAEIVVTMLPAGRHVLAVYDAVLPHAAPGALMIDCSTIDVASARAAHEKAQARGLASLDAPVSGGVGGAKAATLTFMAGGTPDAFARAEPVLAKMGRKVVHCGEAGAGQAAKICNNMILGISMIGVAEAFVLAEKLGLSHQALFDVASTSSGQCWSLTTYCPVPGPVPASPANNDYKPGFAAALMLKDLRLAQEAAAGAGAATPLGAHAEAIYAAFEAAGQGGTDFSGIIRHLREAGRE from the coding sequence ATGACGCAGATCGCTTTCCTGGGCCTCGGCAACATGGGCGGGCCGATGGCCGCCAACCTGGCGGCGGCGGGGCACGCGGTGACGGGCTTCGACCTGATGCCGGAGGCGCTCGAGGCCGCCCGCGCGGCCGGCGTGTCGGTCGCCGAGAGCGCCGAGGCGGCGGTGACGGGGGCCGAGATCGTCGTCACCATGCTGCCGGCGGGCCGTCACGTGCTGGCGGTCTACGACGCGGTGCTGCCCCACGCCGCACCCGGGGCCCTGATGATCGACTGCTCGACCATCGACGTCGCCAGCGCCCGGGCGGCCCACGAGAAGGCGCAAGCGCGCGGTCTTGCCAGCCTCGACGCCCCGGTCTCCGGCGGCGTCGGCGGCGCCAAGGCGGCGACCCTGACCTTCATGGCCGGCGGCACCCCGGACGCCTTCGCCCGGGCCGAGCCGGTCCTCGCGAAAATGGGCCGCAAGGTCGTCCATTGCGGCGAGGCCGGCGCCGGCCAGGCTGCCAAGATCTGCAACAACATGATCCTCGGCATCTCGATGATCGGCGTCGCCGAGGCCTTCGTGCTGGCGGAAAAGCTCGGCCTGTCGCACCAGGCCCTGTTCGACGTCGCCTCGACCTCGTCGGGCCAGTGCTGGTCGCTCACCACCTACTGCCCGGTTCCCGGCCCGGTCCCGGCCTCGCCCGCCAACAACGACTACAAGCCGGGCTTTGCCGCCGCCCTGATGCTGAAGGACCTGCGCCTCGCGCAGGAGGCTGCTGCGGGTGCCGGCGCGGCGACGCCGCTCGGCGCCCATGCGGAAGCGATCTACGCCGCCTTCGAGGCGGCCGGGCAGGGCGGTACCGACTTCTCGGGGATCATCCGTCACCTGCGCGAGGCGGGGCGGGAGTAG
- a CDS encoding BrnT family toxin: protein MAERFTWDERKATSNLRRHGVAIETAIKTFRDPFAIERIDEREAYGEERIDMLGMCDSVIPFVI, encoded by the coding sequence ATGGCGGAGCGGTTCACCTGGGATGAGCGGAAGGCGACATCGAATCTGCGCCGTCACGGCGTCGCAATCGAGACCGCCATCAAAACGTTTCGTGATCCATTCGCCATCGAACGGATCGATGAGCGGGAGGCTTACGGGGAGGAACGCATCGACATGCTTGGCATGTGCGATAGCGTCATCCCGTTCGTAATCTAG
- a CDS encoding acyl-CoA dehydrogenase family protein translates to MTLFTLPEDQVAIRDMARSFAAERIASHALDWDERKHFPVDVLREAAGLGMGGIYISEDHGGSGLTRLDAALIFEALSLGCPTVAAFLSIHNMAAWMIDKFGSAAQRERFLPGLCRMDHVAAYCLTEPGSGSDAAALRTTARREGDHYILNGAKQFISGAGAADVYVTMVRTGEAGPKGISTLVVPSSAPGLSFGPNERKMGWNAQPTRAVIFEECRVPVENRLGEEGIGFRIAMAGLDGGRINIGACSLGGAQAALDKSLAYMAERKAFGKRIDEFQALQFRLADMATELEAARALLYGAAAALDRRDPDATQRSAMAKRFATDTGFRVANEALQLHGGYGYLSEYGVEKIVRDLRVHQILEGTNEIMRVIVARGLVGN, encoded by the coding sequence ATGACCCTGTTCACCCTGCCTGAGGACCAGGTCGCCATCCGCGACATGGCGCGCAGCTTCGCGGCCGAGCGGATCGCGTCGCACGCGCTCGATTGGGACGAGCGCAAGCATTTCCCCGTCGACGTGCTGCGGGAAGCCGCAGGGCTCGGCATGGGCGGCATCTACATCTCGGAAGACCATGGCGGATCGGGGCTGACCCGGCTCGACGCCGCGCTGATCTTCGAGGCGCTGAGCCTCGGCTGCCCGACGGTCGCGGCCTTCCTGTCGATCCACAACATGGCCGCCTGGATGATCGACAAGTTCGGGTCGGCGGCCCAGCGCGAGCGCTTCCTGCCGGGGCTCTGCCGCATGGATCACGTGGCGGCCTACTGCCTGACCGAGCCGGGCTCAGGCTCCGACGCCGCGGCGCTCCGCACCACCGCCCGGCGCGAGGGCGACCACTACATCCTCAACGGCGCCAAGCAATTCATCTCCGGCGCCGGCGCGGCCGACGTCTACGTCACGATGGTCCGCACCGGCGAGGCGGGCCCGAAGGGCATCTCGACCCTTGTAGTGCCCTCCAGCGCGCCCGGCCTGTCCTTCGGGCCGAACGAGCGCAAGATGGGCTGGAACGCCCAGCCGACCCGGGCGGTGATCTTCGAGGAATGCCGGGTGCCGGTCGAGAACCGCCTCGGCGAGGAGGGGATCGGCTTCCGCATCGCCATGGCGGGACTCGATGGCGGCCGGATCAATATCGGCGCCTGCTCCCTCGGGGGGGCCCAGGCCGCCCTCGACAAGAGCCTCGCCTACATGGCCGAGCGCAAGGCGTTCGGGAAGCGCATCGACGAGTTCCAGGCCCTGCAATTCCGCCTCGCCGACATGGCGACGGAGCTGGAGGCCGCCCGCGCCCTCCTGTACGGCGCCGCCGCCGCCCTCGACCGCCGCGACCCCGACGCCACCCAGCGCTCCGCGATGGCCAAGCGCTTCGCGACCGACACCGGCTTTCGGGTCGCCAACGAGGCGCTGCAACTCCATGGCGGCTACGGCTACCTGTCGGAATACGGCGTGGAGAAGATCGTCCGCGACCTGCGGGTGCACCAGATCCTGGAGGGCACCAACGAGATCATGCGGGTGATCGTGGCGCGGGGCTTGGTGGGGAACTGA
- a CDS encoding CoA-acylating methylmalonate-semialdehyde dehydrogenase, which translates to MREVGHFIGGEHVPGRSGRFSDIYQPMTGEVVGRLALASQAEMRAAIENAAKAQVAWAATNPQRRARVMMRFLDLVAREMDSLADLLAREHGKTIPDAKGDIQRGVEVVEFACGIPHLQKGEYTEGAGPGIDIYSMRQPLGVVAGITPFNFPAMIPMWKFAPAIACGNAFILKPSERDPGVPMRLAELMIEAGLPAGILNVVNGDKEAVDAILDDDIIQAVGFVGSSDIAQYVYARATATGKRAQCFGGAKNHMIIMPDADMDQAVDALMGAGYGSAGERCMAVSVAVPVGEKTADALMSKLIPRVESLKIGPSTDPSADYGPLVTKAALERVRNYVEIGIKEGAKLAVDGRPFKMQGYENGFYMGGCLFDHVTPEMRIYKEEIFGPVLSVVRAKDYAEALRLPNEHEYGNGVAIFTRDGDAARDFAAKVQVGMVGINVPIPVPLAYYTFGGWKRSGFGDLNQHGPDAVRFYTKTKTVTQRWPSGVKEGAQFSMPVMQ; encoded by the coding sequence GTGCGCGAAGTCGGGCACTTCATCGGCGGCGAGCACGTTCCCGGCCGCTCGGGCCGCTTTTCCGACATCTACCAGCCGATGACCGGCGAGGTGGTCGGGCGCCTGGCGCTGGCGAGCCAGGCCGAGATGCGCGCCGCGATCGAGAACGCCGCCAAGGCGCAGGTGGCCTGGGCCGCCACCAACCCGCAGCGCCGCGCGCGGGTGATGATGCGCTTCCTCGACCTCGTGGCGCGCGAGATGGACAGCCTCGCCGACCTGCTCGCCCGCGAGCACGGCAAGACCATCCCCGACGCCAAGGGCGACATCCAGCGCGGCGTCGAGGTGGTGGAATTCGCCTGCGGCATCCCGCACCTGCAGAAGGGCGAGTATACCGAAGGCGCCGGCCCCGGCATCGACATCTACTCGATGCGCCAGCCGCTCGGAGTGGTCGCCGGCATCACGCCGTTCAACTTCCCGGCGATGATCCCGATGTGGAAGTTCGCCCCGGCGATCGCCTGCGGCAACGCCTTCATCCTCAAGCCCTCGGAGCGCGATCCGGGCGTGCCGATGCGGCTCGCCGAGCTGATGATCGAGGCGGGGCTCCCGGCCGGCATCCTCAACGTCGTCAACGGCGACAAGGAGGCGGTCGACGCGATCCTCGACGACGACATCATCCAGGCGGTCGGCTTCGTCGGCTCCTCCGACATCGCCCAGTACGTCTATGCCCGGGCGACCGCGACGGGGAAGCGCGCCCAGTGCTTCGGCGGCGCCAAGAACCACATGATCATCATGCCGGATGCCGACATGGACCAGGCCGTCGACGCCCTGATGGGCGCCGGCTACGGCTCGGCCGGGGAGCGCTGCATGGCGGTCTCGGTGGCGGTGCCGGTCGGCGAGAAGACCGCCGACGCCCTGATGAGCAAGCTGATCCCGCGGGTCGAGAGCCTGAAGATCGGTCCCTCGACCGATCCGAGCGCCGATTACGGCCCGCTGGTGACGAAGGCCGCCCTCGAGCGCGTACGCAACTACGTCGAGATCGGGATCAAGGAAGGCGCCAAGCTCGCGGTCGACGGCCGGCCCTTCAAGATGCAGGGCTACGAGAACGGGTTCTACATGGGCGGCTGCCTGTTCGACCACGTGACGCCGGAGATGCGGATCTACAAGGAAGAGATCTTCGGCCCCGTGCTGTCGGTGGTGCGGGCCAAGGACTACGCCGAGGCCCTGCGGCTCCCCAACGAGCACGAATACGGCAACGGCGTCGCGATCTTCACCCGCGACGGCGACGCGGCGCGCGACTTCGCCGCCAAGGTTCAGGTCGGCATGGTCGGCATCAACGTGCCGATCCCGGTGCCGCTGGCCTACTATACCTTCGGCGGCTGGAAGCGCTCGGGCTTCGGCGACCTCAACCAGCACGGCCCGGACGCCGTGCGCTTCTACACCAAGACCAAGACGGTCACCCAGCGCTGGCCGTCGGGGGTGAAGGAAGGCGCGCAATTCTCGATGCCGGTGATGCAGTAA
- a CDS encoding LysR family transcriptional regulator yields MREPDGPKGDVWDDYRFVLAVHRAGTVSAAARRLGVDHATVIRRIDRLERRLGEKLFHRRASGYTATQAGLALVATADAIESAIIHGETAIGRAAAQLVGTVRIGAPDGFGSAFLAPRLTTLIERHPDLDIELVATARLFSLSKREADIAIGLSLPPEGRIVGRKLTDYTLKLYAAPAYLARLPPIRERSDLEGHRFIGYIDELLYSPELDYLHQVAPGAGARLRSANLNAQLQATVAGLGLAVLPCFMASGRRDLTCVLPDAVSLTRSFWLMMHADSRDLARIRAVAEHIYAVVEAERELFAPGG; encoded by the coding sequence ATGCGGGAACCGGATGGGCCGAAGGGAGACGTGTGGGACGATTACCGCTTCGTCCTGGCCGTGCACCGGGCCGGCACGGTCTCGGCGGCGGCGCGGCGGCTCGGGGTCGACCACGCCACGGTGATCCGGCGGATCGACCGGCTGGAGCGGCGCCTCGGCGAAAAGCTCTTCCATCGCCGCGCTTCGGGCTACACCGCGACGCAAGCCGGCCTCGCGCTGGTCGCGACCGCCGACGCGATCGAATCGGCGATCATCCACGGCGAGACGGCGATCGGCCGGGCGGCGGCGCAGCTCGTCGGCACGGTGCGGATCGGCGCGCCGGACGGCTTCGGCAGCGCCTTCCTGGCGCCCCGCCTCACCACCCTCATCGAGCGCCACCCGGATCTCGACATCGAGCTCGTCGCCACCGCCCGGCTGTTCAGCCTGTCGAAGCGCGAGGCCGACATCGCCATCGGCCTGAGCCTGCCGCCGGAGGGCCGCATCGTCGGGCGCAAGCTCACCGACTATACGCTCAAGCTCTACGCCGCCCCCGCCTACCTCGCCCGTCTCCCGCCGATCCGGGAGCGAAGCGACCTCGAGGGCCACCGCTTCATCGGCTATATCGACGAACTGCTCTACTCGCCGGAACTCGACTACCTGCACCAGGTCGCGCCGGGGGCCGGCGCGCGGCTGCGCAGTGCCAACCTGAATGCGCAATTGCAGGCGACGGTGGCGGGATTGGGCCTCGCGGTACTGCCCTGCTTCATGGCCTCCGGGCGCCGCGACCTGACATGCGTGCTGCCGGACGCGGTGTCGCTCACCCGCAGCTTCTGGCTGATGATGCACGCCGACAGCCGCGACCTCGCCCGCATTCGCGCGGTCGCCGAGCACATCTACGCGGTGGTGGAGGCGGAGCGGGAACTGTTCGCGCCCGGAGGGTGA
- a CDS encoding amidohydrolase/deacetylase family metallohydrolase, whose amino-acid sequence MQHELILRGARIIDPSQNHDGIADVAFANGLVSGFGRDLPVGEETEVREMGGAIVTPGLIDLHTHVYWGGTSLGIDADEFCRLSGVTTSVDTGSAGPGNFPGFRKHVIERSEARILAYLHVSFAGIYGFSKTVMVGESQDMRLMAPREAVAVAEANRDVIVGIKVRVGAHASGTQGTAPLEIALQVAAETGLPLMAHIDEPPPSYEAVLAMLRPGDVLTHAFRPFPNSPVTAQGAVKPAVREARARGILFDIGHGKGSFAFKTARAMLAGGFLPDTISSDVHALCIDGPAFDQVTTMSKMLCLGMSLNEVIAASTVNAAVALQRMEYGSLRVGSLGDATVLAVREGAFDYVDVLGEHMTGDRRITSEGVVLRGQWWHPA is encoded by the coding sequence GTGCAGCACGAGCTGATCCTGCGGGGCGCCCGCATCATCGATCCGTCGCAGAACCACGACGGCATCGCCGATGTCGCCTTCGCGAACGGCCTCGTCTCGGGCTTCGGCCGCGACCTGCCCGTCGGGGAGGAGACGGAGGTCCGGGAGATGGGCGGGGCGATCGTCACCCCGGGCCTCATCGACCTGCACACCCACGTCTACTGGGGCGGCACCTCGCTCGGCATCGACGCCGACGAGTTCTGCCGACTTTCCGGCGTCACCACCTCGGTCGATACCGGCAGCGCCGGGCCCGGCAACTTCCCAGGGTTCCGCAAGCACGTGATCGAGCGCTCCGAGGCCCGGATCCTCGCCTACCTGCACGTCTCGTTCGCCGGCATCTACGGCTTCTCCAAGACCGTGATGGTCGGCGAGAGCCAGGATATGCGCCTGATGGCGCCCCGCGAGGCGGTGGCGGTGGCGGAGGCGAACCGCGACGTGATCGTCGGCATCAAGGTCCGGGTCGGGGCCCATGCCTCGGGCACGCAAGGGACGGCGCCTCTCGAGATCGCCCTCCAGGTCGCCGCGGAGACCGGCCTGCCGCTGATGGCCCATATCGACGAGCCGCCGCCGAGCTACGAGGCGGTGCTGGCGATGCTGCGCCCCGGCGACGTCCTCACCCACGCCTTCCGGCCGTTCCCGAACTCGCCGGTGACGGCGCAGGGCGCAGTGAAGCCGGCAGTCCGCGAGGCGCGCGCGCGCGGCATCCTGTTCGATATCGGCCACGGCAAGGGCTCCTTCGCCTTCAAGACCGCCCGCGCCATGCTGGCCGGCGGCTTCCTGCCGGACACGATCTCGTCGGACGTCCACGCGCTCTGCATCGACGGCCCGGCCTTCGACCAGGTCACCACGATGTCCAAGATGCTCTGCCTCGGCATGAGCCTGAACGAGGTGATCGCCGCCTCGACGGTGAACGCTGCGGTCGCGCTCCAGCGCATGGAATACGGCAGCCTCCGGGTCGGGTCGCTCGGCGACGCGACGGTGCTGGCGGTACGGGAGGGCGCGTTCGACTACGTCGATGTGCTGGGCGAGCATATGACCGGGGATCGGCGGATCACGTCGGAGGGCGTGGTGCTGCGCGGGCAGTGGTGGCATCCGGCGTGA
- a CDS encoding ABC transporter ATP-binding protein has protein sequence MSQPLLAVNDLRKHFLLGGGLLGRNARSLKAVDGVSFTLEKGETLSLVGESGCGKSTVARGLMRLFPPTSGQVVLGGRRIDDLSAGALRPLRRRIQMVFQDPFSSLNPRMRVRDILAEPIRNFGLAKSRADLDGRLAALMERVGLPREALSRFPHEFSGGQRQRIGIARALAAEPDLIICDEAVSALDVSVKAQIVNLLQDLQKELDLALLFISHDLAIVEHMTHRVAVMYLGKIVEIGPRREIFLAPRHPYTRALLSAVPVPEPDAGRTRIVLRGDVPSPIDPPSGCRFHTRCPHAFERCRSEEPRLDSVGGDHFAACHLDGTALPAQAA, from the coding sequence GTGAGCCAGCCCCTCCTCGCCGTCAACGACCTGCGCAAGCACTTCCTGCTCGGCGGTGGCCTTCTGGGACGCAATGCTCGCAGCCTCAAGGCGGTGGACGGCGTCTCCTTCACCCTGGAGAAGGGGGAGACCCTCTCCCTCGTCGGCGAATCCGGCTGCGGCAAGTCGACGGTCGCCCGCGGCCTGATGCGGCTGTTCCCGCCCACCTCCGGCCAAGTGGTGCTCGGGGGCCGTCGCATCGACGACCTCTCGGCCGGCGCGCTCCGCCCCTTGCGCCGGCGGATCCAGATGGTGTTTCAGGACCCGTTCTCCTCGCTCAACCCGCGGATGCGGGTGCGCGACATCCTGGCCGAGCCGATCCGCAATTTCGGCCTGGCGAAGTCCCGCGCCGATCTCGACGGGCGCCTCGCCGCCCTGATGGAGCGGGTCGGCCTGCCGCGTGAGGCCCTGTCGCGCTTTCCGCACGAGTTCTCCGGCGGGCAGCGCCAGCGTATCGGCATCGCCCGGGCGCTCGCCGCCGAGCCGGACCTGATCATCTGCGACGAGGCGGTCTCGGCCCTCGACGTCTCGGTCAAGGCGCAGATCGTCAACCTGCTTCAGGACCTGCAGAAGGAGCTGGACCTGGCGCTGCTGTTCATCTCGCACGATCTCGCCATCGTCGAGCACATGACCCACCGGGTGGCGGTGATGTATCTCGGCAAGATCGTCGAGATCGGCCCGCGCCGAGAGATCTTCCTGGCGCCGCGGCATCCCTACACGAGAGCGCTGCTCTCCGCCGTGCCGGTGCCGGAGCCCGATGCCGGGCGCACCCGCATCGTGCTGCGTGGCGACGTGCCGAGCCCGATCGACCCGCCGAGCGGCTGCCGCTTCCATACCCGCTGCCCGCACGCCTTCGAGCGCTGCCGCAGCGAGGAGCCGCGGCTCGATTCCGTCGGCGGCGACCATTTCGCGGCCTGCCACCTCGATGGCACCGCCCTGCCGGCGCAAGCCGCGTGA
- a CDS encoding ABC transporter ATP-binding protein, whose product MPDLKESALLSVENLQVHFRTPDGVNRAVDGVSFAIGAGETLAIVGESGCGKSVTSMSILRLLPEPPARIAGAIRFEGRDLLGLSEREMRRIRGNAISVIFQEPMTSLNPVLSVGRQIGETLRLHQGLSRKEAEERAVEMLALVGIPEPRRRVREYPHQLSGGMRQRVMIAIALACSPKLLIADEPTTALDVTIQAQILDLMRDLKRRVGAAIMLITHDLGVVAEVADRVVVMYAGRKVEEAAVRDLFRSPRHPYTRGLMGAVPRLGAAERPGAAQRLAEIPGMVPSLKTRIDGCVFAGRCASATDLCRSHAPALEPKAPGHLAACHYAPKDALAA is encoded by the coding sequence ATGCCTGACCTCAAGGAATCGGCCCTTCTCTCCGTCGAGAATCTCCAGGTCCATTTTCGCACGCCCGACGGGGTCAACCGCGCGGTCGACGGCGTCTCCTTCGCGATCGGCGCCGGCGAGACCCTGGCGATCGTCGGCGAATCCGGCTGCGGCAAGTCGGTGACCTCGATGTCGATCCTGCGGCTCCTGCCCGAGCCGCCGGCCCGCATCGCCGGCGCCATCCGGTTCGAGGGGCGCGACCTCCTGGGCCTGTCCGAGCGCGAGATGCGCCGCATCCGCGGCAACGCCATCAGCGTGATCTTCCAGGAGCCGATGACCTCGCTGAACCCGGTGCTGAGCGTCGGCCGCCAGATCGGCGAGACCCTGCGCCTGCACCAGGGCCTGTCGCGCAAGGAGGCGGAGGAGCGGGCGGTCGAGATGCTGGCCCTCGTCGGCATCCCGGAGCCGCGGCGCCGGGTGCGGGAATACCCGCACCAGCTCTCCGGCGGCATGCGCCAGCGGGTGATGATCGCCATCGCGCTCGCCTGCTCGCCAAAGCTCCTCATCGCCGACGAGCCGACCACCGCCCTCGACGTGACGATCCAGGCCCAGATCCTCGACCTGATGCGCGACCTCAAGCGCCGGGTCGGGGCCGCCATCATGCTCATCACCCACGATCTCGGCGTGGTGGCGGAGGTCGCCGACCGGGTGGTGGTGATGTATGCCGGCCGCAAGGTCGAGGAGGCGGCGGTCCGCGACCTCTTCCGCAGCCCCCGCCACCCCTACACGCGCGGCCTGATGGGCGCGGTGCCGCGGCTCGGCGCCGCCGAGCGGCCGGGCGCAGCCCAGCGGCTGGCCGAGATCCCCGGCATGGTGCCGAGCCTCAAGACCCGCATCGACGGCTGCGTCTTCGCCGGCCGCTGCGCTTCCGCCACCGATCTCTGCCGCAGCCACGCCCCGGCTCTGGAGCCGAAGGCGCCGGGCCACCTCGCCGCCTGCCACTACGCGCCGAAGGACGCGCTCGCCGCGTGA
- a CDS encoding ABC transporter permease: MSAAHPLGPEAPPGLAVAAPLPDLYPPRKALGPIRRTWRRHPTIVIGGAILLIVALMAILAPYLGTVDPTAISPSRRTRVPSAQYWFGTDMLGRDIYSRVVYGARVSLLVGFAVALLASLAGLAIGLVSGMVRWADGIIMRIVDGLMSIPPILLAIALMALTRGSVENVILAITVAEIPRVARLVRGVVLSLREQPYVEAAVTTGTRMPMIIWRHILPNTLAPMTVQATYICASAMIAESILSFIGAGVPPATPSWGNIMAEGRALWQVKFTIILFPAIFLSLTVLAVNLVGDGLRDALDPRMAKDA, encoded by the coding sequence TTGAGCGCCGCCCACCCTCTCGGGCCGGAGGCGCCTCCGGGCCTCGCGGTCGCCGCGCCGCTGCCCGACCTCTACCCGCCCCGGAAGGCGCTCGGGCCGATCCGCCGGACCTGGCGGCGCCACCCGACCATCGTGATCGGCGGCGCGATCCTGCTGATCGTCGCCCTGATGGCGATCCTGGCCCCGTATCTCGGGACCGTCGACCCGACGGCGATCAGCCCGTCCCGCCGCACGCGGGTGCCGTCAGCCCAGTACTGGTTCGGCACCGACATGCTCGGGCGCGACATCTATTCCCGCGTCGTCTACGGCGCCCGGGTCTCGCTCCTCGTCGGCTTCGCGGTGGCGCTGCTGGCCTCGCTGGCCGGCCTCGCGATCGGCCTCGTCTCCGGCATGGTGCGCTGGGCCGACGGGATCATCATGCGGATCGTCGACGGCCTGATGTCGATCCCGCCGATCCTCCTCGCGATCGCCCTGATGGCGCTGACCCGCGGCTCGGTCGAGAACGTGATCCTGGCGATCACCGTGGCGGAGATCCCCCGCGTCGCGCGGCTGGTCCGCGGCGTGGTGCTCTCCCTGCGCGAGCAGCCCTATGTCGAGGCGGCGGTGACCACCGGCACCCGCATGCCGATGATCATCTGGCGCCACATCCTGCCGAACACCCTGGCGCCCATGACCGTGCAGGCGACCTATATCTGCGCCTCGGCCATGATCGCCGAATCGATCCTGTCGTTCATCGGTGCCGGCGTGCCGCCCGCGACCCCGTCCTGGGGCAACATCATGGCCGAGGGCCGGGCGCTCTGGCAGGTGAAGTTCACCATCATCCTGTTCCCGGCGATTTTTTTGTCGCTTACCGTCCTCGCCGTGAACCTCGTCGGCGACGGCTTGCGCGATGCCCTCGACCCGCGGATGGCCAAGGATGCCTGA
- a CDS encoding ABC transporter permease, translating into MLAFLVRRILAVIPVMAVVGLFVFSLLSLAPGDPAALIAGDQASPADIERIRASLGLDRSFLVRFGEWAWRILHGDLGTSIFTNLPVTTMIGQRVQPTVSLMLVTLIFAVLVAVPLGVVAAWKAGRLVDRLVMGAAVLGFSVPVFVVGYLLAYVFALELGWLPAQGYTPIEQGIGPWLANLVLPALTLGLVYIALIARVTRATMLDVLQQDYVRTARAKGVAQGGVLFVHALKNAAVPIVTVIGIGIALLIGGAVVTETVFAIPGLGRLTVDAILRRDYPVIQGVVLLFSFTYVLVNLAIDLLYTLIDPRIRY; encoded by the coding sequence ATGCTCGCCTTCCTCGTCAGGCGTATCTTGGCCGTCATCCCGGTGATGGCGGTGGTCGGGCTGTTCGTGTTCAGCCTGCTCTCGCTGGCGCCGGGCGACCCGGCGGCGCTGATCGCCGGCGACCAGGCCTCGCCGGCCGATATCGAGCGCATCCGCGCCTCGCTCGGCCTCGACCGGTCGTTCCTGGTCCGCTTCGGCGAGTGGGCCTGGCGCATCCTGCACGGGGATCTCGGCACCTCGATCTTCACCAACCTGCCGGTCACCACCATGATCGGGCAGCGGGTGCAGCCGACCGTCTCCCTGATGCTCGTCACGCTGATCTTCGCCGTCCTGGTGGCGGTGCCGCTCGGCGTCGTGGCGGCCTGGAAGGCGGGGCGGCTCGTCGACCGGCTGGTGATGGGGGCGGCGGTGCTCGGCTTCTCGGTGCCGGTCTTCGTCGTCGGCTACCTGCTCGCCTACGTCTTCGCGCTCGAACTCGGCTGGCTGCCGGCGCAAGGATACACGCCGATCGAGCAGGGAATCGGCCCCTGGCTCGCCAACCTCGTCCTGCCGGCGCTCACCCTCGGCCTCGTCTACATCGCGCTCATCGCCCGGGTCACACGGGCGACGATGCTCGACGTGCTCCAGCAGGATTACGTCCGAACGGCCCGGGCCAAGGGCGTGGCGCAGGGCGGCGTCCTGTTCGTCCACGCGCTGAAGAACGCCGCGGTGCCGATCGTCACAGTGATCGGCATCGGCATCGCGCTCCTCATCGGCGGCGCGGTCGTCACCGAGACGGTGTTCGCGATTCCGGGCCTCGGCCGTCTCACTGTCGATGCGATCCTGCGGCGCGACTATCCGGTCATCCAGGGCGTCGTGCTGCTGTTCAGCTTCACCTACGTGCTGGTCAACCTGGCGATCGACCTCCTCTACACCCTCATCGACCCGAGGATCCGCTATTGA